Proteins encoded by one window of Candidatus Nitrosocosmicus hydrocola:
- a CDS encoding TMEM175 family protein → MVSINNVRLDHVISFGDAIFAFSITFIAISIEIPQLPPNLTEAEVTNRLFQLIPQFEIYFTSFAVIGIFWIKYHLIFNKIKDSQSVMLWLNLLYLFFVTLISFGTSLRFENNYISTFALYALILTATSVLLSLIWIHALRYNLLKDDSMTLRQKKLYILQGIIPAIIFAGSIGIALINIQIASYVWILIIPFQIIFKKRTNLS, encoded by the coding sequence ATGGTTTCGATCAACAATGTACGCTTGGATCACGTTATTTCCTTTGGTGATGCAATATTTGCTTTTTCTATTACTTTCATTGCGATTTCAATTGAAATTCCTCAATTGCCACCAAATCTAACAGAAGCTGAAGTAACAAATAGATTGTTTCAGCTTATTCCCCAATTTGAAATTTACTTTACGAGTTTTGCGGTAATAGGAATTTTTTGGATAAAGTATCATCTGATTTTTAATAAAATTAAAGATTCACAATCGGTTATGCTATGGTTAAACCTGCTGTATTTGTTTTTTGTAACATTGATATCTTTTGGAACTTCTCTGCGATTTGAAAATAATTATATTTCAACATTTGCTCTCTACGCCCTCATATTGACAGCTACAAGTGTTTTACTTTCCCTAATTTGGATACATGCGTTAAGGTATAACTTACTAAAGGATGACAGTATGACACTACGTCAGAAAAAATTGTATATATTACAGGGAATTATCCCTGCGATAATATTTGCAGGATCTATAGGAATTGCTCTCATAAACATACAGATTGCTTCATATGTTTGGATTCTGATAATTCCTTTTCAGATAATCTTCAAAAAAAGAACTAATTTAAGTTGA
- a CDS encoding carotenoid oxygenase family protein — MKKITSAFQNASTEEVRPPLNSAIVYPDQEVKTRNRFENSEKDNSYPLVPKNKYIKSHVSIGFSDLDSEINIDELPVQGDLPNWLAGTLIRNGPAKFDLEKQSVNHWFDGLAMLHRFSFENGKVSYVNKFIKSKSFKKSKQEGKIAYREFATDPCRSIFSKVSSMFSLHITDNANVNISKLDEKFVALTETPIPIEFDPKTLETVGLVDYRDQLEGNLTTAHPHYDNTKDETFNYLTKFSRNSKYHIYRKQTGKDRTIVASIDVKEPSYMHSFGMTQNYLILTEFPLVINPVSMLLSGKPFIENFKWKPEKGTKFTFIERSTGKVVGSYYSDPFFAFHHINAFEIGNKVIVDIVAYDDNSIINSLYLEQLRGNHTTTIPKSEYRRYTVDIPNNQVSFEVVHDRLELPRINYQFGMKNYSYLYAAGMDSVTNFTDRLIKINVQSKDFVTWSEKNCHPGEPIFVARPGSNHEDDGVILSVVLDSNKGRSFLLVLDARSFKETARALVPHHIPFGIHGQYYKSVE; from the coding sequence ATGAAAAAAATAACATCCGCTTTTCAAAATGCGAGTACAGAAGAGGTTCGTCCTCCTCTAAATAGCGCAATTGTTTATCCTGATCAAGAGGTTAAAACAAGAAATAGATTTGAAAATTCAGAGAAGGATAATAGTTATCCCTTAGTGCCTAAAAATAAATACATAAAGTCGCATGTTTCTATTGGGTTTTCTGATTTGGATAGTGAAATCAACATTGATGAACTTCCAGTACAAGGTGATTTACCGAATTGGTTAGCAGGAACTCTCATCAGAAATGGACCAGCAAAATTTGATCTCGAAAAGCAATCGGTAAATCATTGGTTTGATGGACTAGCTATGCTCCATAGATTTTCTTTTGAAAATGGAAAAGTATCATACGTCAACAAATTCATCAAAAGTAAATCCTTTAAGAAATCTAAACAAGAAGGCAAAATAGCATACCGTGAATTTGCAACTGATCCTTGTCGATCGATATTTAGTAAAGTTTCTTCAATGTTCTCTTTGCATATAACTGATAATGCAAATGTAAACATCTCTAAACTTGATGAAAAGTTTGTTGCATTGACTGAAACTCCTATTCCGATAGAATTTGATCCAAAAACTCTTGAAACAGTTGGTCTTGTAGATTATCGGGATCAACTCGAAGGCAATCTGACTACCGCCCATCCACACTATGATAACACAAAAGATGAAACATTTAACTATCTCACAAAGTTCTCTCGAAATAGTAAATATCATATCTACAGGAAACAAACTGGTAAAGACCGAACCATAGTAGCTTCCATAGATGTGAAAGAACCTTCTTACATGCATAGCTTTGGGATGACTCAAAATTATCTAATCCTGACAGAATTTCCACTGGTTATAAATCCTGTTAGCATGCTGTTGTCTGGAAAACCATTCATTGAAAATTTCAAATGGAAACCGGAAAAAGGAACTAAATTTACATTTATCGAGAGATCAACCGGAAAGGTTGTTGGAAGTTACTATAGTGATCCATTTTTTGCCTTCCATCACATCAATGCATTTGAAATTGGTAACAAAGTAATAGTTGATATCGTAGCGTATGATGATAATTCAATTATAAACTCACTATACCTTGAACAACTGAGGGGAAACCATACTACGACAATTCCAAAAAGCGAATATAGACGTTATACAGTAGATATCCCAAATAATCAGGTTAGTTTTGAGGTAGTTCATGATCGACTTGAACTCCCAAGGATAAATTATCAATTTGGTATGAAAAATTATTCATATCTATACGCTGCTGGAATGGACTCTGTAACCAATTTTACAGATAGATTAATCAAAATAAATGTTCAAAGCAAAGATTTTGTTACCTGGTCTGAGAAAAATTGTCATCCTGGAGAACCAATATTTGTAGCACGACCAGGGAGTAACCATGAGGATGATGGAGTAATTCTTTCAGTAGTGCTTGATTCCAATAAGGGGAGATCATTTTTGCTAGTTTTAGATGCTCGCTCTTTTAAGGAGACTGCTCGCGCTCTAGTGCCACATCACATACCCTTTGGGATTCACGGACAGTATTATAAGAGCGTTGAATGA
- a CDS encoding zinc-binding dehydrogenase translates to MKAAVFREHDKDPEKVVKIEDIDIPKIKPNEVLIKVEAAAYNYNDLWAIWGRPINVPMPHISGTDISGTIEEVGEEVISVVKGDRVVSHGNLSCRMCNLCTSGREYDCEKRQVWGFQTGPLWGGYCQYAHLPEVNVTKISDNVSYEDAAAISMVGMTSWHMLVDRARLRPGQTVLVMGGTSGVGMAGIQIAKLYDCTVIATAGNQQKMDKCLELGADHVVNHREEDWYKKVRDFTNKKGVDIVFEHIGKTVFPQEVALLKMGGTLVSTGATTGYDSSIDLRYLFFRGINIVGATQGTKAELEDVLFWTSKGKIKPLINAVLPFQDMVKGHVMMAKGDQLGKTITTPQKL, encoded by the coding sequence TTGAAGGCCGCAGTTTTTCGAGAGCATGATAAAGATCCCGAAAAAGTTGTGAAAATAGAGGATATCGATATTCCAAAGATAAAACCAAACGAAGTTTTGATTAAGGTAGAAGCGGCAGCCTATAACTATAATGATTTGTGGGCGATTTGGGGTAGACCAATTAATGTCCCAATGCCACATATTTCAGGCACTGATATTTCAGGAACGATAGAAGAGGTTGGCGAAGAAGTCATTTCAGTTGTAAAAGGTGACAGAGTAGTCTCTCATGGTAATTTGAGTTGTCGTATGTGTAATTTGTGCACCTCAGGAAGAGAATATGACTGTGAAAAAAGACAAGTTTGGGGTTTTCAAACCGGACCGCTTTGGGGAGGATATTGTCAGTATGCGCATTTACCGGAGGTAAACGTCACTAAAATCAGTGACAATGTATCATATGAGGATGCTGCTGCTATCTCTATGGTCGGAATGACCTCTTGGCACATGCTTGTGGACAGAGCAAGGTTAAGACCTGGACAAACAGTACTTGTAATGGGCGGAACTAGTGGAGTAGGAATGGCTGGAATCCAAATTGCAAAATTATATGATTGCACAGTTATTGCCACTGCTGGAAATCAGCAAAAAATGGACAAATGTTTGGAATTGGGTGCAGACCACGTGGTAAACCATCGAGAAGAAGACTGGTATAAAAAAGTAAGGGATTTTACAAACAAGAAAGGAGTAGACATAGTTTTTGAACATATAGGTAAAACTGTATTTCCCCAAGAAGTAGCGCTACTCAAAATGGGAGGAACATTGGTATCTACAGGTGCTACTACGGGATATGACTCCAGTATTGATTTGCGCTATCTCTTTTTTAGAGGGATAAATATTGTTGGTGCCACCCAAGGAACAAAAGCGGAACTAGAAGATGTATTGTTCTGGACTTCAAAGGGAAAAATTAAACCGCTTATAAATGCTGTATTGCCATTTCAAGATATGGTAAAAGGTCATGTCATGATGGCAAAGGGAGATCAGTTAGGCAAAACCATCACTACACCACAAAAACTCTGA
- a CDS encoding AraC family ligand binding domain-containing protein: MNANDPNSSSGSLNDQEKSYQIFNMDLLDFKIVLSGEQTGGRYSLLEIHFLGDEDLEVPLHSHSREKLIVYVMEGNFLFKQGKEIVHAEKEKILILEKDIPHSYRKVGKEKGILLIMFVPGGFENFFTDLGLTNRRQQKTGKEEDQVLLHLLEKKYGGKFVFE, from the coding sequence ATGAATGCAAATGATCCCAATAGTTCTTCCGGATCTTTAAATGACCAAGAAAAATCGTACCAAATTTTTAATATGGATTTATTAGATTTTAAGATAGTTTTATCGGGGGAACAAACCGGTGGTAGATATTCATTGTTAGAAATTCACTTCTTGGGAGATGAGGATTTAGAGGTTCCTTTGCATTCACATAGTAGAGAAAAATTGATTGTATATGTTATGGAGGGAAATTTTCTTTTTAAACAAGGAAAAGAAATTGTCCATGCAGAAAAGGAAAAAATACTGATTCTTGAAAAGGATATTCCACATTCGTATAGAAAGGTTGGAAAGGAGAAAGGCATTCTACTAATCATGTTTGTCCCCGGAGGATTTGAAAACTTTTTTACCGATTTGGGTTTAACAAATAGAAGACAACAAAAGACTGGTAAAGAAGAAGACCAAGTCTTATTACATTTATTAGAAAAAAAATATGGTGGAAAGTTTGTGTTTGAATAA
- a CDS encoding PsbP-related protein produces the protein MRYQIVIALHLPIIILILLSLISVVLAQNVPLDNTYSNEMCGFSIHYPTSWIVREFNQKYKSGPSSLFVMAELRPGVPDGFKNVVEIEAEDITAYHDMSIKGIGEFMEFYLLESNVNIKESIRKDINNTSAHQIVYERLTPNGNVFKTKEIYIPTESNLYVIRFDTLGSNFYDKYISYFDSMVQSIDVDGKKC, from the coding sequence ATGAGGTACCAAATTGTTATTGCTTTACATTTACCTATTATCATCCTGATTTTATTATCATTGATTTCTGTCGTATTGGCTCAGAATGTCCCTCTAGATAATACTTACTCAAATGAGATGTGTGGTTTTTCGATACATTATCCTACCAGTTGGATAGTAAGAGAATTCAACCAAAAGTACAAGTCTGGACCATCTTCACTTTTTGTTATGGCTGAGCTGAGACCAGGTGTCCCAGACGGCTTCAAAAATGTTGTTGAAATAGAGGCAGAAGATATTACTGCTTATCATGACATGTCCATCAAAGGTATAGGCGAATTTATGGAATTTTATCTATTAGAGTCAAATGTAAATATAAAAGAATCCATTAGAAAAGATATCAATAACACGTCTGCACATCAAATAGTGTATGAAAGACTAACCCCAAACGGTAACGTATTTAAAACTAAAGAAATCTATATTCCAACTGAAAGTAACCTGTATGTAATTCGTTTTGACACGTTAGGTTCAAACTTTTACGATAAATACATATCCTATTTTGATAGCATGGTTCAGAGTATAGATGTTGATGGTAAAAAGTGTTAA